Proteins encoded together in one Myxocyprinus asiaticus isolate MX2 ecotype Aquarium Trade chromosome 9, UBuf_Myxa_2, whole genome shotgun sequence window:
- the LOC127446044 gene encoding bridging integrator 2-like — protein sequence MAEGKLGANIGGNIGAGAGILAKRFQKSMNRAQEKVLQKLGKTMETKDEQFEEYSANLNKQQADGTRLYKDVKAYYNAVKVMHESSKRLSLTLKDIYESDWHGVEDLPVILESEDLLWNDYEEKLSDQVVRTMENYTGQFQDVKERVSKRGRKLVDYDSARHHLEALQSSKKRDEIKVTKAEEEFNKAQEVFEDINKELREELPVLYQSRISCYVTMFQNISNLRDIFYKEMSVLNHDIYNMMKKLEDQHSTKPFIVKGLNSTKSKKRKSVTISAPIPCNTAFPPDHPAMSKLSMPDTLTHKDTRSDTPSKSTGSASSEISDSESNSFDSEPNTPKRQSFCSEGEGVKSEGATETESKTSTGESVQTNGQEHLIQSLASTQQAEEDESKSVASSEETHLSEDTQRASTDFDNDSKPLSGDEDQTVPVPTPRRPSTSKKAEGEKDENMTGGSELEEAKEVIKSQRAEYEYPPGFLYKAVALESQDLDEGVLLLFEKGDMILTYADEEDKPEGTVWAVREQDWIQYKDLTLLSGIVQETMIQNITSD from the exons ATGGCTGAGGGAAAACTAGGTGCCAATATTGGGGGCAACATTGGCGCGGGAGCGGGCATCCTGGCCAAACGCTTTCAGAAGTCAATGAACCGAGCTCAAGAGAAG gtCCTGCAAAAGTTGGGGAAGACAATGGAGACAAAAGATGAGCAGTTTGAAGAGTACTCTGCCAACTTGAACAAACAGCAG GCAGATGGCACCAGGCTCTATAAGGATGTTAAGGCTTACTACAATGCTGTCAAAG TGATGCATGAGTCATCTAAACGCCTATCCTTGACTCTCAAAGATATCTATGAATCTGACTGGCATGGTGTAGAAGACCTGCCTGTCATTTTGGAG AGTGAGGATCTCCTGTGGAATGACTATGAGGAGAAGCTGAGTGATCAAGTTGTTCGAACAATGGAGAATTATACTGGACAGTTCCAAGATGTCAAG GAAAGAGTGTCTAAACGAGGAAGGAAGCTGGTGGACTATGATTCAGCTCGACATCATCTGGAGGCGCTACAGAGTTCCAAGAAGAGAGATGAGATAAAAGTAACCAAG GCAGAGGAGGAGTTCAATAAAGCCCAGGAGGTATTTGAAGACATAAACAAAGAACTGAGAGAGGAGCTACCTGTTCTCTATCAAAG CCGTATCAGCTGCTATGTCACCATGTTCCAGAACATCTCAAACCTGCGGGACATCTTCTACAAGGAAATGAGCGTG TTGAATCATGACATTTATAATATGATGAAGAAGCTTGAGGATCAGCACTCAACCAAACCCTTCATTGTCAAAGGCCTTAACAG CACTAAATCTAAGAAGAGAAAATCTGTTACTATCTCCGCTCCTATCCCGTGTAACACTGCCTTCCCTCCTGATCATCCTGCCATGAGCAAGCTCAGCATGCctgacactctcacacacaaagacacacgctCAGACACTCCCTCAAAGAGTACAGGAAGTGCATCATCTGAAATATCAGACTCTGAATCCAACTCTTTTGACAGTGAACCCAACACACCCAAACGTCAGTCTTTTTGCTCAGAGGGTGAAGGGGTTAAATCTGAGGGAGCCACTGAAACTGAATCAAAAACTAGCACTGGTGAGTCAGTACAAACAAATGGCCAGGAACACTTGATTCAAAGTTTGGCATCCACTCAGCAGGCTGAAGAGGATGAGAGTAAATCTGTAGCTTCATCTGAAGAAACTCATTTATCAGAAGACACCCAGCGTGCATCTACAGATTTCGACAATGATTCTAAGCCCTTATCGGGCGATGAAGACCAGACTGTTCCTGTCCCCACTCCTCGCCGACCCAGCACCTCCAAGAAGGCTGAGGGAGAGAAGGATGAAAATATGACAGGAGGTAGTGAGTTGGAGGAAGCAAAGGAAGTCATCAAAAGCCAAAGGGCGGAGTATGAATATCCTCCCGGTTTCCTCTACAAG gcaGTGGCTCTAGAGAGTCAAGACTTGGATGAAGGTGTGCTTTTGCTGTTTGAAAAAGGAGACATGATCCTTACATATGCTGATGAAGAAGATAag CCGGAGGGCACCGTCTGGGCAGTGAGAGAGCAGGACTGGATCCAGTACAAGGACCTAACACTTCTCTCTGGCATTGTCCAGGAGACCATGATCCAAAACATCACCTCTGACTAA